The proteins below are encoded in one region of Helianthus annuus cultivar XRQ/B chromosome 2, HanXRQr2.0-SUNRISE, whole genome shotgun sequence:
- the LOC110900599 gene encoding uncharacterized protein LOC110900599 → MSVVATTSSTPKETNSVSLQIPTLTPTNYTTWAIKMEAVMDAQGLWESVEPVDGIAVDEKKNKTARAFIFQAIPEDVLLQVAKKKTAKEIWESLKTRYVGAARVQKARLHTLTSEFEKMKMKDGESIDEFAGRLSGLASKYNSVGSTLEDEKLVRKLLDGVPDMYLQLVASMEQYSDVETMSFEEAVGRLKAYEDRLKLRQGNSSGDNGLLLTKVDNHLNTKRTSKTPFSGSRGRGSFSNDRGGRSSSRGRGSTRGRGNRGGYTNTHDTNNRKPKDRKHIKCFKCDQYGHYASECNELKEQKDEANFIQTQEEEHALLLSVHGEQVKDVVFLNEDKVFPARDDNDNEIWYLDNGASNHMTGEKTFFAELDGNVTGQVRFGDGSKVQIKGKGTILFKCKNGEQLVLPDVYFIPALNSNILSLGQMTEVGYEVNMRSDYLKMHDVNGRLMMKVQRSKNRMYKIALKTSQPVCLATKLDNEAWLWHSRLGHINFRKMEEMARKGMVRGIPSIKHPTQLCEGCLVSKQTRQSFPNEAQWRAKEPLELVYADLCGPITPQTAGGNRYFLLIVDDFCRFMWVYMIKTKDQAFMEFKKFKTLVEKQSSYKIKTLRTDRGGEFTSRAFNLFCEEHGINRQLTAPYTPQQNGVVERRNRTVLEATRSLLKTMKVPDTFWGEAVRHAVYVLNRVSTKALNNMTPYERWKGRKPTLQHLRVFGCVAYVKKFNEITKLSDRSETMVYLGVEKGSKAYRLYNPKENKIVVGRDVEFEEKKIWAWNSIHVGEPTYASGSFNVQVKIGSNESQTQNVSEEFSSPSSPLQYGGSSPATISPGNQQDDGSSDYSISSQHFSSNDSTGKHAPFDDTPPQGQRKIQDVYQNTTPMNENEVRELYDRESELLLINDEPLTYKEAVIDKDWLGAMKEELNSIERNKTWSLVELPKGKKVIGLKWVFKLKKDAEGNVTKHKARLVAKGYVQRKGVDFDEAFAPVARLETIRLLLALAAKEGWVVHHLDVKSAFLNGDLEEEVYVSQPDGFVIEKKENCVYKLRKALYGLRQAPRAWNAKLDKTLKDMGFKRCSQEQVVYKLQKSKSDLIVGVYVDDLIVTGADETKIKEFKEKMKKVFDMSDLGKLSYYLGIEVEQSEKVIVLKQTRYAKKILKSAGMLECNPSKWPMEPKLHLTKDEKGEAVNPTIYRRLIGSLRYLLHTRPDLSYSVGVVSKYMQAPKVCHFLAVKQILRYIKGTVGYGLKYERGGDGNLIGFSDSSHGMDLDDRRSTTGTVFYHANNPVTWSSQKQRTVALSSCEAEFMAASAAACQALWLRSLLSELTGMEPQTVKLLVDNESAIALMKNPVFHGRSKHIDIKFHFIRECVERSQIRVEHVSGEMQRADVLTKALPRIKFAEMRALLGINDVGEQANIKGESIG, encoded by the coding sequence ATGTCAGTTGTGGCGACTACTTCTTCAACACCGAAGGAAACTAATTCAGTTTCTCTTCAAATTCCGACACTCACACCAACAAATTACACTACTTGGGCCATCAAGATGGAGGCTGTGATGGATGCTCAAGGTTTATGGGAATCTGTCGAACCGGTAGACGGAATTGCGGTCGACGAGAAGAAGAACAAAACTGCAAGAGCATTTATCTTTCAAGCGATTCCGGAGGACGTCTTGTTGCAGGTGGCAAAGAAAAAGACGGCTAAGGAGATCTGGGAATCGTTGAAGACGAGATATGTTGGTGCTGCTCGTGTGCAAAAGGCACGGTTACATACTCTTACAAGTGAGTTcgaaaagatgaagatgaaagaTGGTGAGTCGATTGACGAGTTCGCTGGAAGATTGAGTGGGTTGGCTTCGAAGTATAACAGTGTCGGTTCTACACTTGAAGATGAAAAATTGGTGAGAAAATTGCTGGATGGGGTCCCGGATATGTATCTTCAACTTGTTGCCTCTATGGAGCAATATTCGGATGTGGAGACGATGTCGTTTGAAGAGGCGGTTGGCCGATTGAAAGCGTATGAAGACCGTCTAAAGCTCCGTCAAGGTAACTCGAGTGGCGACAATGGTTTGTTACTTACAAAAGTAGACAACCACTTGAACACAAAGAGAACAAGCAAGACTCCATTCTCGGGTAGCCGGGGTAGAGGTTCGTTCTCAAATGACCGGGGCGGTAGATCGAGTTCAAGGGGGCGAGGAAGTACTCGAGGTAGAGGTAACCGGGGTGGTTACACAAACACTCATGACACAAACAACCGAAAGCCAAAAGATAGGAAACACATTAAGTGTTTCAAGTGTGATCAATATGGTCATTATGCCTCCGAATGTAATGAATTGAAAGAGCAGAAGGATGAAGCCAATTTTATTCAAACACAAGAAGAGGAGCATGCTTTGCTATTGAGTGTGCATGGAGAGCAAGTTAAAGATGTGGTTTTTTTGAATGAAGACAAAGTATTTCCAGCCAGAGACGATAATGACAATGAAATCTGGTACCTTGATAATGGTGCCAGTAATCATATGACGGGGGAGAAGACATTTTTCGCCGAACTTGATGGTAATGTGACGGGTCAAGTCAGATTTGGAGACGGGTCGAAAGTACAAATAAAAGGAAAAGGAACAATTTTGTTTAAGTGCAAAAATGGAGAGCAGTTAGTATTGCCAGACGTCTATTTCATTCCGGCTTTGAATAGCAACATTTTGAGCTTGGGGCAGATGACGGAAGTTGGGTACGAGGTGAATATGCGGAGTGATTATTTAAAAATGCATGATGTAAATGGGAGACTCATGATGAAGGTACAAAGATCAAAGAACAGGATGTATAAAATTGCTCTCAAAACATCACAACCTGTTTGTCTTGCAACAAAATTAGATAATGAAGCTTGGCTATGGCATTCAAGATTGGGGCACATTAACTTTCGCAAAATGGAAGAAATGGCGAGGAAAGGTATGGTACGGGGAATTCCGAGTATAAAACACCCAACACAGCTTTGTGAAGGATGTTTGGTTTCGAAACAAACCCGGCAATCGTTTCCGAATGAAGCACAGTGGAGAGCAAAGGAACCACTGGAACTAGTTTATGCGGACCTCTGTGGTCCAATCACGCCTCAAACAGCAGGGGGTAATCGATATTTTCTCttgattgttgatgatttttGTAGATTCATGTGGGTGTACATGATTAAAACAAAGGACCAAGCATTCATGGAGTTCAAGAAGTTTAAAACACTTGTCGAGAAACAAAGCTCCTACAAAATCAAGACTCTTCGAACTGACCGAGGCGGTGAGTTCACATCACGAGCATTCAACCTATTTTGTGAAGAACATGGTATCAATCGGCAGTTAACGGCACCCTACACACCGCAGCAAAACGGTGTTGTAGAGCGTCGAAACCGAACAGTTCTTGAAGCAACCAGGTCGCTATTGAAGACGATGAAAGTGCCAGATACGTTTTGGGGGGAGGCAGTTCGTCATGCCGTTTATGTCCTGAATCGGGTGAGTACGAAAGCATTGAACAACATGACGCCATACGAGCGGTGGAAAGGAAGAAAACCGACACTCCAACACTTGAGAGTGTTTGGTTGTGTGGCATATGTGAAGAAGTTCAATGAAATCACGAAACTTAGTGACAGAAGTGAAACTATGGTGTACCTTGGTGTTGAAAAGGGAAGTAAAGCGTATCGTCTTTACAATCCTAAAGAAAACAAAATTGTGGTGGGCCGTGATGTAGAGTTTGAAGAGAAAAAGATATGGGCCTGGAATTCGATCCATGTGGGTGAGCCCACATATGCATCTGGGAGTTTTAATGTGCAGGTCAAAATTGGGAGCAATGAAAGTCAAACCCAGAATGTCTCAGAAGAATTTTCAAGCCCTAGCTCGCCATTGCAATATGGTGGGTCATCCCCTGCCACAATTTCACCTGGCAATCAGCAAGATGATGGTTCAAGTGATTATTCTATCAGCTCACAACATTTTTCAAGCAACGATTCAACTGGTAAACATGCTCCGTTCGATGACACACCTCCACAAGGGCAGAGAAAAATTCAAGATGTCTATCAGAACACGACACCTATGAACGAGAATGAGGTACGTGAGTTGTATGATAGAGAATCTGAATTATTGTTGATTAATGATGAACCATTAACCTACAAAGAGGCAGTGATTGATAAAGATTGGTTGGGGGCCATGAAAGAAGAGTTGAACTCCATTGAAAGAAACAAGACCTGGTCTCTAGTTGAATTGCCAAAGGGTAAGAAGGTGATAGGTTTGAAGTGGGTTTTTAAACTGAAAAAGGATGCAGAGGGTAATGTCACCAAACACAAAGCTCGTTTGGTCGCCAAAGGGTACGTACAGAGAAAAGGTGTCGACTTTGATGAGGCTTTCGCGCCCGTTGCCAGGTTAGAAACTATTCGTTTACTATTAGCATTGGCAGCAAAAGAGGGATGGGTTGTTCATCATCTTGATGTCAAGTCAGCATTCCTTAACGGTGAtctcgaagaggaagtatatgtatCCCAGCCGGATGGTTTCGTGATTGAGAAGAAAGAGAATTGTGTCTATAAACTCAGAAAAGCGTTGTATGGGTTGCGACAAGCGCCAAGGGCATGGAATGCTAAACTCGACAAAACACTAAAAGACATGGGGTTCAAGAGATGCTCTCAAGAACAGGTTGTGTACAAACTCCAGAAGTCAAAATCTGATCTTATCGTAGGTGTCTACGTTGATGATCTTATTGTAACAGGGGCAGACGAGACGAAGATAAAGGAGTTCAAAGAAAAGATGAAAAAGGTGTTTGATATGAGTGACTTGGGGAAGCTAAGTTATTATCTTGGAATTGAAGTTGAACAAAGTGAAAAAGTAATTGTTCTGAAGCAAACTAGATATGCGAAAAAGATCTTAAAGTCGGCTGGAATGTTGGAATGCAACCCATCAAAATGGCCCATGGAACCGAAGTTACACTTGACCAAAGATGAGAAAGGAGAAGCTGTTAACCCAACTATATATCGGCGACTTATAGGAAGCCTTCGGTACTTACTTCACACGAGACCAGATCTCAGTTACTCTGTGGGCGTTGTGAGCAAGTATATGCAGGCGCCAAAGGTATGTCATTTTTTAGCCGTTAAACAAATCCTTAGATACATAAAGGGTACAGTCGGATATGGGCTGAAATATGAAAGGGGAGGAGATGGCAACTTGATTGGATTTAGTGATAGTAGTCATGGGATGGATTTGGATGATCGCAGAAGCACAACTGGAACTGTTTTCTACCACGCAAACAACCCGGTTACGTGGTCTTCTCAAAAACAGCGTACTGTGGCTCTCTCCTCCTGCGAGGCAGAATTTATGGCAGCATCGGCTGCAGCGTGTCAAGCTTTATGGCTGAGAAGTCTGCTCAGTGAATTAACAGGTATGGAACCTCAAACTGTGAAGTTACTTGTTGATAATGAATCCGCTATTGCTTTGATGAAGAACCCCGTCTTCCACGGGCGAAGCAAACACATAGATATAAAGTTCCACTTCATAAGAGAGTGTGTGGAAAGAAGTCAGATTCGGGTAGAGCATGTTAGTGGTGAAATGCAAAGGGCTGATGTTTTGACCAAGGCACTACCTCGGATTAAGTTTGCTGAAATGAGGGCATTGCTGGGAATAAATGATGTTGGGGAACAAGCCAACATTAAAGGGGAGAGTATTGGTTAA
- the LOC110900634 gene encoding probable disease resistance protein At4g27220, with product MLSIQNDIAVCIGGEGLREETVTARADSLRRKFEKKLEEDKKKILVILDDVWEKVEIKDIGLTSPLPKGVKLLLTSRYSNICTQIADASLLQVVQVNVLSDEEAQKFFSEYTGVSKEHDHNLFQIGCDIVKKCGNLPLAIKIIGRTLKSQEKYVWRDTLVRLKNHDLDDNVQEIIRISFEYVKKDEEKEIFLHCGLFPEDSDIKIEDLVRHAWGLKLFKNVSTLGEARDRTYTCVRNLVNANLLMDSEELGCVKMHDLVLAFVLERVSKGDFAWIVNHGNVSSWGRDEMNESCKRISLTCMGMSEFPKDFKYPDLSFIQLMDGDQSLKFPEDFYASMENLKVIAFYRMRYPPLPTSLQFSTKLKSLCLRKCKLMSDWSFIGDLVNLEVLSLAYCGIQKLPSTIGNLRKLKLLDLTECVDLHIDDGVFINLVKLEELYMRCSYNNRICFTDANLEELKKLLCQLCALEVEFYDMNHLKDVSFEKLDKFKISIGDVYFGKITSFKTTLQLHLRDEHRSDLVEYKIDELVKKSESLFLSMEHMSHLEDFVPVNPSDQSFFCI from the coding sequence ATGCTTTCAATTCAGAATGATATAGCCGTATGCATTGGAGGCGAAGGTTTACGTGAAGAAACTGTAACAGCAAGGGCAGATAGTCTccgtagaaaatttgaaaaaaagttAGAAGAGGATAAAAAAAAGATTCTAGTTATATTAGATGATGTGTGGGAGAAGGTTGAAATAAAAGATATTGGACTAACAAGTCCTTTGCCAAAAGGCGTCAAGTTGTTGTTGACATCAAGATACTCAAATATTTGCACACAAATTGCGGATGCTTCCCTTCTTCAAGTAGTCCAAGTCAATGTGTTGTCAGATGAGGAAGCACAGAAGTTCTTTTCTGAATATACTGGAGTTTctaaagaacatgatcataaTCTGTTTCAAATAGGATGCGATATTGTCAAAAAATGTGGTAATTTGCCACTTGCCATCAAGATCATTGGCAGAACCCTTAAATCTCAAGAAAAATATGTGTGGAGGGATACACTTGTCCGTCTAAAGAATCATGATCTTGATGATAACGTGCAAGAAATTATCAGAATAAGCTTCGAGTATGTAAAAAAAGATGAGGAGAAAGAGATTTTTCTGCATTGTGGCTTATTTCCCGAGGACTCTGATATTAAAATAGAGGATCTGGTTAGACATGCATGGGGCCTAAAGTTGTTTAAAAATGTTTCCACTTTGGGAGAGGCTCGAGACAGGACATACACATGTGTGCGCAATCTCGTAAACGCTAATTTGTTGATGGACAGTGAAGAGCTTGGATGTGTTAAAATGCACGATCTTGTGCTTGCTTTTGTCTTAGAAAGAGTTTCCAAAGGTGATTTTGCCTGGATTGTAAACCATGGCAATGTGTCCTCGTGGGGTAGAGACGAAATGAATGAATCTTGCAAAAGAATTTCATTAACATGCATGGGTATGTCGGAGTTTCCTAAAGACTTCAAGTACCCAGACCTCTCTTTTATACAACTTATGGACGGGGATCAGTCGCTCAAGTTTCCGGAAGATTTTTATGCAAGTATGGAAAATCTCAAAGTCATTGCATTTTATAGGATGCGATATCCACCGCTTCCGACATCTCTTCAATTTTCGACCAAGCTTAAATCACTTTGTCTCCGTAAATGCAAATTGATGTCTGATTGGTCTTTCATTGGAGATCTTGTGAATTTGGAGGTGCTCAGTCTTGCCTACTGTGGCATCCAGAAGTTACCATCTACGATAGGGAATCTAAGAAAGCTGAAGTTACTAGATCTGACAGAATGTGTCGACCTTCATATTGATGATGGCGTCTTTATAAATTTAGTCAAACTTGAAGAGCTTTATATGAGATGTTCTTATAATAATAGAATCTGCTTCACGGATGCTAATTTGGAAGAGTTAAAGAAGCTTTTATGCCAACTTTGTGCATTAGAGGTCGAATTCTATGATATGAACCACCTAAAAGATGTATCCTTTGAGAAACTTGATAAGTTCAAGATATCTATAGGTGATGTGTACTTTGGAAAAATAACTTCATTCAAAACTACGTTACAACTACACCTTCGGGACGAGCACAGAAGCGACCTTGTGGAGTATAAAATTGATGAGTTGGTCAAGAAATCAGAGAGTCTATTTTTAAGTATGGAGCATATGAGTCATCTTGAAGATTTTGTTCCAGTCAATCCTTCTGATCAAAGCTTTTTTTGTATCTAA